tgtggacccgctggtgggtcagcaggtacGACGAGCGTGTGAAGGCCTTGCCGCACTGCGAGCAGgcaaagggcctctcccccgcgtggacccgccggtgggtcagcagcgTGGACGAATCGccgaaggccttcccgcactcggggcagctgaagggcctctccccggtgtggacccgctggtgggtgcGCAGGTTGGACGACTtggtgaaggccttcccgcacaccgggcaggagaacggcctgtccccggtgtggacgggccggtgggtcagcaggtggcaCGACtgagtgaagcccttcccgcactcggagcagacgaacggcctctcccccgtgtggacccgccggtgcttcTGCAGGGTGGACGAGTCcttgaaggccttcccgcactcggggcagctgaagggcctctccccggtgtggacc
This genomic window from Hemiscyllium ocellatum isolate sHemOce1 chromosome 27, sHemOce1.pat.X.cur, whole genome shotgun sequence contains:
- the LOC132828666 gene encoding zinc finger protein 211-like — protein: MEKPWKCGDCGVGFRSPSALEIHRRVHTGERPFACPDCGRGFTKSSSLQRHRQVHTGERPFSCPTCRKGFTHSSALLTHRRVHTGERPFACPDCGKGFRDSSTLLRHQRVHTGERPFSCPECGKAFKDSSTLQKHRRVHTGERPFVCSECGKGFTQSCHLLTHRPVHTGDRPFSCPVCGKAFTKSSNLRTHQRVHTGERPFSCPECGKAFGDSSTLLTHRRVHAGERPFACSQCGKAFTRSSYLLTHQRVHTGERPYVCPACGKGFTLLSVLLTHQRTHR